The Haploplasma axanthum region ATAGTTACTACAATATGTACGATGTTATAAAAGATCATATGTATATTGTTGAATTAGCTGAGGAAGCTATTAGAAATAATGACATTGAGCCAATTAGTCGACCAATTAGAGGTGGTACTGATGGAGCTAGATTAACATTTGATGGTCTTCCATGTCCTAATTTAGGTACTGGTGGATATAATTTCCACGGTAGAATGGAATTTGCTTCTATTAATCAAATGGAAAAAGCTTTAGATATCGCTCTTGAAATTGTTAAGATTGTTTCAGAAAAATAATATTTTAGACTAGGAGAAATCTTAGTCTTTTTTTGTATAAAAAAAACTGCTCTTAATTAGAGCAGTTTAATTAACAATTTTTAATTATTATTTTTTAATATTGTAGAATGCACTTAATCCTGCGTAACGAGCAGTATCACCAAGTTGATCTTCAATTCTTAATAATTGGTTGTATTTAGCAACACGGTCAGTTCTTGAAGCTGAACCAGTCTTAATTTGACCAGCATTTGTAGCAACTACGATGTCTGCGATTGTTGTATCTTCTGTTTCACCACTTCTATGTGATACTACAGCAGTATAACCAGCACGTTTAGCCATTTCAATTGCATCAAAAGTTTCAGTTAAAGTACCGATTTGGTTAACTTTAATTAAAATTGAGTTTGCAGTGTTTGTTGCAATACCTTTTTCTAAGTATTCTGTATTAGTAACGAATAAGTCATCACCAACTAATTGAATCTTATCTCCTAATTTGTCAGTTAATAATTTCCAACCAGCCCAGTCATTTTCATCCATACCATCTTCGATTGAGATAATTGGATATTTTTTAACTAATCCAGCATAGTATTCAACTAATTCAGCAGCTGTAAATTCTTGTTTAGTAGATTTTTTGAATACATATTTACCTTTTGCTTTGTCAAAGAATTCTGAAGCAGCAACGTCAAATCCAATGAACACTTGTTCTCCAGCTTTGTAACCAGCTTTTTTGATTGCTTCTAAAATATGATCAATAACATCTTCGTTTGATGCTAAGTTTGGTGCGAAACCACCTTCATCACCAACTGCAGTTACTAAACCTTTTGATTTTAAGATTGCTTTTAAGTTATGGAAAATTTCTGCTCCCCAACGAATAGCTTCTTTAAATGAAGGTGCTCCAACTGGATAAATCATAAATTCTTGGAAATCGATTGGTGCATCTGAGTGAGCTCCACCGTTAACAATGTTCATCATTGGAACTGGTAAAGTTTTAGCATTGAATCCTCCAAGATATTGATATAATTCAACTCCTAAGAAATCTGCAGCAGCTCTAGCA contains the following coding sequences:
- the eno gene encoding phosphopyruvate hydratase; the protein is MPFIENVYAREVLDSRGNPTVEVEVYTESGAFGRALVPSGASTGEHEAVELRDGDKSRYLGKGVLKAVDNVNNIIAEEVIGLDVTDQLGIDKLLIELDGTPNKGKLGANAILGVSIAAARAAADFLGVELYQYLGGFNAKTLPVPMMNIVNGGAHSDAPIDFQEFMIYPVGAPSFKEAIRWGAEIFHNLKAILKSKGLVTAVGDEGGFAPNLASNEDVIDHILEAIKKAGYKAGEQVFIGFDVAASEFFDKAKGKYVFKKSTKQEFTAAELVEYYAGLVKKYPIISIEDGMDENDWAGWKLLTDKLGDKIQLVGDDLFVTNTEYLEKGIATNTANSILIKVNQIGTLTETFDAIEMAKRAGYTAVVSHRSGETEDTTIADIVVATNAGQIKTGSASRTDRVAKYNQLLRIEDQLGDTARYAGLSAFYNIKK